The Kribbella sp. NBC_00662 nucleotide sequence ACTGAGATCGATGACGGCGGACACACAGCAAGGCGGACCGTGGTGGAAGGAGGTGAAACCGGCCGTCATTCGACACGAGTTCTGATCGGTGATGCGGTCGCCCGCCACGTCACACTCTTCACCAGGCGGGCAGCCGCATCACCCCGAAGCGCCTCCGGAACTCCTACCGCTACCGAGAATATGAACCGAGCAGTTGTGCCTGTCAGCCGAGTGCCTTGAGGAGGGTCTCCGAGAAGGCCGGCAGGTCGTCCGGGTTCCGGCTGGTGATCAGGTTCTGGTCGGTGGCGACTTCCTGATCGACCCAGGTCGCCCCTGCATTCTGTAGGTCGGTCTGCAGGCTGGGCCACGACGTCAGCGTGCGTCCACGAACCACGTCGGCCTCGATCAGCGTCCAGGGCGCATGGCAGATGGCGGCCACTGGCTTGCCGGAGGCAACGAAATCTTTGACGAAGGCAACGGCCTTGCCGTCACGGCGCAGCGCGTCCGGGTTCGCGACGCCGCCGGGCAGGACAAGAGCGGCGAACTCGTCCACCGCCACATCGCCGACGACGGCATCGACCGGCAGCTTCTCGGCCGCCGTCAGGTGGTCGAACGTCTGGACCTCACCGCTGTCCGGACTGACCAGGACCGGTTCATGGCCGGCGTCCTTGACCGCCTTCCACGGCTCCGTCAATTCGACCCGCTCGATT carries:
- a CDS encoding type 1 glutamine amidotransferase domain-containing protein; translated protein: MSRIAFLVAAEGIERVELTEPWKAVKDAGHEPVLVSPDSGEVQTFDHLTAAEKLPVDAVVGDVAVDEFAALVLPGGVANPDALRRDGKAVAFVKDFVASGKPVAAICHAPWTLIEADVVRGRTLTSWPSLQTDLQNAGATWVDQEVATDQNLITSRNPDDLPAFSETLLKALG